In Phaeobacter porticola, one DNA window encodes the following:
- a CDS encoding P1 family peptidase gives MHPGPLNLITDVPGLKVGNAEDRQLKSGTTVLTADQPFTAGVHVMGGAPGTRETDLLAPDKSVAQIDALVLSGGSAFGLDACSGVVAGLHAAGRGFAVGPARVPIVPGAILFDLLNGGDKAWAENPYSALGRAAYMAADRQFALGTAGAGTGALAARVKGGLGSASFVLPDGTTVGALVAANPLGSVTTPGDRHFWAAPFEINGEFGGAGVDPASGFTTPAPSLKLASMQKLAADAAIPAEGSNTTIAIVATDAPLTKSQCQRLAIAAHDGIGRAIVPAHSPGDGDLVFAVSTGDPGAATTGGELGADLGEIGHAAALCLSRAIARAAALACPEPGDLLPCWQKS, from the coding sequence ATGCACCCCGGCCCCCTGAACCTGATCACCGATGTGCCCGGCCTCAAGGTCGGCAACGCCGAGGACCGGCAGCTGAAATCCGGCACCACCGTGCTGACTGCAGATCAGCCCTTCACCGCCGGGGTACATGTCATGGGCGGCGCGCCGGGGACACGCGAAACCGATTTGCTGGCACCGGACAAATCCGTCGCCCAGATTGATGCGCTGGTGTTGTCTGGCGGTTCGGCCTTCGGGCTTGACGCCTGCTCCGGCGTTGTGGCCGGATTGCACGCCGCCGGGCGCGGCTTTGCAGTGGGACCAGCCCGTGTGCCTATCGTGCCGGGCGCCATCCTCTTTGATCTCCTGAACGGCGGTGACAAGGCTTGGGCAGAAAACCCTTATTCTGCCCTCGGCCGCGCCGCCTATATGGCCGCAGACCGCCAGTTCGCCCTCGGCACTGCCGGGGCGGGCACCGGCGCCCTCGCCGCGCGGGTGAAGGGCGGGCTTGGGTCGGCCTCCTTTGTGCTGCCGGATGGCACCACGGTGGGCGCCCTGGTGGCGGCCAATCCGCTTGGCTCTGTCACCACGCCGGGGGATCGTCATTTCTGGGCCGCCCCTTTTGAGATCAACGGCGAATTTGGCGGTGCGGGTGTGGACCCGGCCTCAGGGTTCACCACCCCCGCCCCCAGCCTGAAACTCGCCTCAATGCAGAAACTGGCCGCTGATGCCGCGATCCCGGCTGAGGGCAGCAACACCACCATCGCCATTGTCGCCACCGATGCGCCTTTGACGAAATCACAATGCCAGCGTCTTGCCATTGCCGCCCATGACGGGATCGGGCGGGCGATCGTTCCGGCCCATTCCCCCGGCGACGGCGATCTCGTCTTTGCCGTCAGCACCGGCGATCCGGGTGCGGCCACCACAGGTGGCGAACTCGGCGCTGATCTTGGCGAAATCGGCCACGCTGCGGCCCTCTGCCTCAGCCGCGCCATCGCCCGCGCCGCCGCCCTGGCCTGTCCCGAACCGGGCGACCTGCTGCCTTGCTGGCAGAAAAGTTGA
- the idi gene encoding isopentenyl-diphosphate Delta-isomerase, whose protein sequence is MTHKIPAWVNGTLTPVDKLAAHEQGLKHKAVSVFVVKGGEILMQRRALGKYHTPGLWANTCCTHPQWDEASSACAVRRMEEELGITGLYPEFRHHLEYRADVGNGLIEHEVVDVFLAHAHRVPDLAPNPEEVMETRWVDYHDLLAEVQRHPDRFTPWLKIYLNSYSDVIFGPDLSLGSSEDG, encoded by the coding sequence ATGACCCACAAGATTCCCGCTTGGGTGAATGGCACCCTGACGCCGGTTGATAAGCTGGCCGCCCATGAACAGGGGCTGAAGCACAAGGCCGTCTCGGTCTTTGTGGTGAAAGGCGGCGAAATCCTGATGCAACGCCGCGCGCTTGGCAAATATCACACCCCCGGGCTCTGGGCGAACACCTGCTGCACCCACCCGCAATGGGACGAGGCCTCCTCGGCCTGCGCGGTCCGTCGCATGGAAGAGGAACTCGGCATCACCGGGCTTTATCCTGAGTTCCGCCACCATCTGGAATACCGCGCCGATGTCGGCAACGGGCTGATCGAACACGAGGTGGTGGATGTCTTTCTCGCCCATGCGCACCGCGTGCCGGATCTCGCGCCCAACCCGGAAGAGGTGATGGAGACCCGCTGGGTCGACTATCACGACCTTCTGGCCGAGGTGCAGCGCCACCCGGATCGCTTTACCCCCTGGCTCAAGATCTATCTCAACAGCTACTCCGACGTGATCTTTGGTCCTGACCTCAGCCTCGGCAGCAGCGAGGATGGATAG
- a CDS encoding c-type cytochrome, with the protein MKLLTAVAALGLIAAPAFAEGDADKGEKGFNKCKSCHMVVSDSGDVIIKGGKTGPNLWGVVGRTAGTYEGYKYGKDMVAAGEAGLAWDEASFTAYTADPKAFLRDYLGDKKAKSKMSFRLKKGAEDIYAFLAMHGPADAAEAEAEATTEETATN; encoded by the coding sequence ATGAAACTTCTGACTGCTGTAGCAGCCCTGGGCCTGATTGCGGCCCCTGCCTTTGCCGAAGGCGATGCCGACAAGGGCGAAAAGGGCTTCAACAAATGCAAATCCTGCCACATGGTTGTCTCCGACAGCGGTGATGTGATCATCAAGGGTGGCAAGACCGGCCCGAACCTCTGGGGCGTCGTCGGCCGCACTGCCGGCACCTATGAGGGCTACAAATACGGCAAGGACATGGTCGCCGCGGGCGAAGCAGGCCTGGCCTGGGACGAAGCCTCCTTCACCGCCTATACCGCCGACCCCAAAGCCTTCTTGCGCGACTATCTCGGCGACAAGAAAGCCAAGTCCAAAATGTCCTTCCGCCTGAAGAAAGGCGCGGAAGATATCTACGCGTTCCTTGCAATGCATGGCCCTGCGGATGCCGCCGAAGCAGAAGCCGAAGCCACCACGGAAGAGACCGCAACCAACTGA
- the arfB gene encoding alternative ribosome rescue aminoacyl-tRNA hydrolase ArfB, which produces MLRITDTIALQDWELTESFMRASGPGGQNVNKVSSAVELRFEAARSPALTPAVKSRLKRLAGRRWTKDGAIILQCDETRSQQRNRELVRDRLAELIRQALVVPKRRIATKPTRGSVRRRLDAKRQRSDVKATRGKIDPD; this is translated from the coding sequence ATGTTGCGTATCACCGACACCATTGCCCTTCAGGATTGGGAATTGACCGAAAGCTTCATGCGCGCCTCCGGGCCCGGAGGGCAGAACGTCAACAAAGTATCCTCAGCCGTTGAACTGCGATTCGAGGCAGCACGCTCGCCCGCCCTGACTCCGGCCGTAAAATCCCGGCTCAAGCGATTGGCCGGCCGTCGCTGGACCAAGGACGGTGCGATCATCCTGCAATGTGACGAAACCCGCTCGCAGCAGCGCAACCGCGAGCTGGTGCGCGACCGGCTGGCCGAGCTGATCCGCCAGGCTCTGGTTGTCCCCAAACGCCGCATCGCCACCAAGCCCACACGCGGTTCAGTGCGTCGCCGCCTTGATGCCAAACGCCAGCGCAGTGATGTCAAAGCGACGCGCGGTAAGATCGACCCAGATTAA
- a CDS encoding SDR family oxidoreductase, with protein sequence MRLAGKCAIITGGASGFGAGIVTKFLTEGARVMIADINGDAAAAAASGACETYGSDRAIAQTVDVSDRASVDQMAQAALNHFGQVDILVNNAGVSHLPTPLEDVSEEDFDRVFAVNMKSVYLTARALVPHMKSCQSGAILNVASTAGISPRPNLNWYNASKGWMITATRTMAVELAPAGVRVNAINPVAGETPLLKTFMGEDTPETRAKFLSTIPIGRFSTPEDMGNAACYLCSDEASMVTGVALEVDGGRCI encoded by the coding sequence ATGCGGCTGGCAGGGAAATGCGCCATTATTACCGGCGGGGCCTCGGGCTTTGGCGCCGGGATCGTCACCAAATTCCTGACGGAAGGCGCGCGGGTAATGATCGCGGATATCAACGGCGACGCCGCTGCTGCAGCTGCGTCCGGGGCCTGCGAAACCTATGGATCCGACCGGGCCATCGCCCAGACCGTCGATGTCTCTGACCGCGCCTCGGTCGATCAAATGGCGCAGGCCGCACTCAATCACTTTGGTCAGGTGGATATTCTGGTGAACAACGCCGGCGTCAGCCATCTGCCCACCCCGCTCGAAGATGTGAGCGAGGAGGACTTCGACCGGGTCTTTGCGGTGAATATGAAATCTGTCTACCTGACCGCCCGCGCGCTGGTGCCGCATATGAAATCCTGCCAGTCCGGCGCGATCCTCAATGTGGCGTCCACAGCCGGGATATCGCCGCGTCCGAACCTCAACTGGTACAATGCCTCCAAGGGCTGGATGATCACCGCCACCCGCACCATGGCAGTGGAACTCGCCCCCGCAGGGGTGCGCGTCAATGCGATCAATCCGGTGGCGGGCGAAACCCCGTTGCTGAAAACCTTCATGGGGGAGGATACGCCGGAAACCCGTGCGAAATTCCTCTCCACCATCCCTATCGGTCGCTTCTCCACGCCCGAAGATATGGGAAATGCCGCCTGCTATCTCTGTTCGGATGAGGCCAGCATGGTCACCGGCGTCGCGCTTGAGGTTGACGGCGGCCGCTGCATCTGA
- a CDS encoding queuosine precursor transporter translates to MTRSYLPGILAMAAIVVASNILVQFLFGQWLTWGAFTYPIAFLVTDVTNRVYGTGPARRVVLAGFVVGVICSLIGTQIMGEFGPLVTLRIAVASGLAFLTAQLLDVSIFAALRNGAWWRAPLASTLIGASVDTALFFSIAFSGALVWLEPSNDVSWAGEMLPILGTGPVAPLWVSLAVADWGVKVGLALLALIPFRLIVARLTRAKATAN, encoded by the coding sequence ATGACACGCTCTTATCTACCTGGCATTCTTGCCATGGCCGCCATTGTCGTGGCCTCCAACATCCTGGTGCAATTTCTGTTCGGCCAATGGCTGACCTGGGGTGCCTTCACCTACCCCATCGCCTTTCTCGTCACTGACGTGACCAACCGCGTCTATGGCACCGGCCCCGCCCGCCGGGTGGTTCTGGCCGGTTTTGTCGTCGGCGTCATCTGCTCGCTGATCGGCACGCAGATCATGGGCGAATTCGGCCCGCTCGTGACCCTGCGGATCGCCGTTGCGTCCGGTCTCGCGTTTCTCACCGCACAGCTGCTGGATGTCTCGATCTTTGCCGCCCTGCGCAATGGCGCCTGGTGGCGCGCGCCGCTGGCCTCCACCCTGATTGGTGCCTCCGTCGATACCGCGCTGTTCTTCAGCATCGCGTTTTCCGGCGCTCTGGTCTGGCTGGAACCCAGCAATGACGTCAGCTGGGCCGGTGAGATGCTGCCGATCCTTGGCACCGGTCCCGTGGCCCCGCTCTGGGTCTCGCTCGCCGTTGCGGATTGGGGCGTTAAGGTCGGTCTGGCACTCCTGGCCCTGATCCCCTTCCGCCTGATTGTGGCCCGTTTGACACGCGCCAAGGCTACCGCAAACTGA